A part of Citrifermentans bremense genomic DNA contains:
- the glgA gene encoding glycogen synthase GlgA produces MKILFVASEVTPFAKTGGLADVASALPKTLKNLGHDIRIMMPFYTVVERGGMAVRKGRKSASVMVDGVEKKGFLRQASLGEIPVYLIENKEYFSREELYGTPSGDYPDNAERFSFFCRCVLELLKKMDFRPDIIHCHDWQTALIPHYLKHERKNDPFFARTGIVFTIHNLAYQGLFPKEELNSMGLSRECFTIDGLEFYGKVNLLKGGILSADLVTTVSEAYCREIQTPEMGCGLHGVLQTRKEDLVGILNGLDYDEWNPAMDKEIMKNYSHASLSGKMVDKIGLQRLVGLPSSPEIPLFGMVSRMVAQKGFDLIAELLPVMAKAPMQLVLLGNGEERYTKAFNEIKAAGARNIAFTSGFDHALAPKIYAGADMFLMPSFFEPCGLGQLIAMRYGTVPVVRRTGGLADSVFDPQDNDKTPNGFVFEEYTADALWEAMSRAMTAYKDKVFWKKLMRRGMSSDYSWQHSVHKYLELYKRALQRKGGEA; encoded by the coding sequence ATGAAGATTTTGTTTGTGGCGTCGGAGGTCACCCCCTTTGCCAAAACCGGCGGTTTAGCCGACGTGGCCAGCGCCCTTCCCAAGACGCTAAAAAATCTCGGCCATGACATCCGCATCATGATGCCCTTCTACACGGTGGTGGAGCGCGGCGGTATGGCGGTGCGCAAAGGGAGAAAGAGCGCGTCGGTCATGGTTGACGGCGTCGAGAAAAAGGGCTTCCTGCGTCAGGCCTCCCTGGGGGAGATACCGGTATACCTGATCGAGAACAAGGAGTACTTCTCCCGCGAAGAACTCTACGGAACCCCCAGCGGCGATTATCCCGACAACGCCGAGCGCTTCTCCTTCTTCTGCCGCTGCGTGCTCGAGCTCTTGAAGAAGATGGATTTCCGTCCGGACATCATACACTGCCATGACTGGCAGACCGCGCTGATACCGCACTACCTGAAGCACGAGAGGAAGAACGACCCATTCTTCGCCAGAACCGGGATCGTCTTCACCATCCACAACCTGGCCTACCAGGGGCTCTTCCCCAAGGAGGAACTCAACTCCATGGGGCTCTCCAGGGAGTGCTTCACCATCGACGGCCTGGAGTTCTACGGCAAGGTGAACCTCTTGAAGGGGGGGATACTGAGCGCCGACCTGGTCACCACCGTCTCCGAGGCATACTGCCGGGAAATCCAGACCCCTGAAATGGGGTGCGGTCTGCATGGCGTGCTGCAGACCCGCAAGGAAGACCTGGTCGGGATCCTGAACGGGCTGGACTACGACGAATGGAACCCGGCCATGGACAAGGAGATCATGAAGAATTACAGCCATGCCTCCCTTTCCGGCAAGATGGTGGACAAGATCGGGCTGCAAAGACTGGTGGGGCTTCCCAGCTCCCCGGAGATTCCGCTCTTCGGCATGGTGTCGCGCATGGTGGCGCAGAAGGGGTTCGACCTGATCGCGGAGCTCCTTCCGGTCATGGCCAAGGCGCCGATGCAACTGGTTCTTCTGGGCAACGGCGAGGAGCGCTACACCAAGGCGTTCAACGAGATAAAGGCGGCCGGCGCGCGCAACATAGCCTTCACCAGCGGCTTTGACCATGCCTTGGCGCCCAAGATCTACGCCGGGGCCGACATGTTCCTCATGCCTTCCTTCTTCGAGCCATGCGGACTCGGGCAACTGATCGCCATGCGGTACGGGACGGTGCCGGTCGTGCGCCGCACCGGGGGGCTCGCCGACAGCGTATTCGACCCGCAGGACAACGACAAGACCCCGAACGGGTTCGTCTTCGAGGAGTACACCGCCGACGCGCTTTGGGAGGCGATGAGCCGGGCCATGACCGCCTACAAGGACAAGGTGTTCTGGAAAAAGTTGATGCGCCGCGGCATGAGCAGCGACTACTCCTGGCAGCACTCGGTGCATAAATACCTGGAGCTCTACAAGAGGGCTCTGCAGCGCAAGGGGGGCGAAGCGTGA
- the ung gene encoding uracil-DNA glycosylase, whose protein sequence is MTTERQIQLEPGWKSHMLEEFDKPYMLELKEFLRLELARKKTIYPKGSEYFNAFNSTSFDKVKVVVLGQDPYHGPGQAHGLCFSVARGVEVPPSLVNIFKEIQADLGLAPGDFRHGNLKSWAEQGVLLLNSVLTVEAGRAASHQGKGWEAFTDRAVSMLNDKKDHVVFMLWGSYAQKKGGVIDEKRHLVLRAPHPSPLSAHRGFLGCRHFSQANAYLTRHGIDPIDWRLPA, encoded by the coding sequence ATGACGACGGAAAGACAGATACAACTGGAGCCTGGCTGGAAATCACATATGCTGGAGGAATTCGATAAGCCTTACATGCTGGAGCTGAAGGAGTTCCTGCGCCTGGAGTTGGCGCGCAAGAAGACCATCTATCCCAAGGGGAGCGAGTACTTCAATGCCTTCAACTCCACCTCCTTCGACAAGGTGAAGGTGGTGGTGCTGGGACAGGACCCTTACCATGGGCCGGGGCAGGCACACGGGCTCTGCTTTTCGGTAGCACGGGGGGTGGAGGTTCCGCCTTCGCTGGTGAACATCTTCAAGGAGATACAGGCGGACCTGGGGCTCGCACCTGGCGATTTCAGGCACGGTAACCTGAAATCGTGGGCGGAGCAGGGCGTCCTCCTCCTGAACAGCGTGCTGACTGTGGAGGCGGGACGCGCAGCCTCGCACCAGGGGAAGGGTTGGGAGGCCTTTACCGACCGCGCCGTTTCGATGCTCAACGACAAGAAGGATCACGTGGTATTCATGCTCTGGGGCTCGTACGCCCAGAAGAAAGGCGGCGTCATAGACGAGAAGAGGCACCTGGTCCTGAGGGCACCGCATCCCTCCCCCTTGTCAGCTCACCGCGGTTTCCTGGGCTGCCGGCACTTCTCTCAGGCCAACGCCTACCTGACAAGGCACGGCATCGACCCGATCGACTGGCGCCTCCCCGCCTAG
- the pgeF gene encoding peptidoglycan editing factor PgeF codes for MEMQKAGKIQYLKPALSAGGAVAGFTTRHEGVSRPPYNSLNLGSNTLDSSHNVEGNRSLLARSLGSTLDRFLTVSQVHGTDLLVIDAPNPELSHFLKLECDGIVTNQPGIMIAICVADCVPILLHDPVKRVVAALHAGWQGTVGNIVGKGVEAMTTLFGCERKDIRAAIGPHISGCCYEVDQPVRDAFKKAGAAWDLAAKEQGDGKWLLDLGEANRLLLKDAGLRADQIQSSDLCVSCNQELFFSYRRDGGDTGRQVGFIMLEEEQ; via the coding sequence ATGGAAATGCAAAAGGCAGGAAAGATCCAGTACCTGAAACCCGCCCTCAGCGCAGGCGGAGCCGTGGCCGGCTTCACCACCCGCCACGAGGGTGTTTCACGCCCGCCGTACAACTCGCTGAACCTCGGGAGCAACACCCTCGACTCCTCCCACAACGTCGAAGGAAACCGCAGCCTTCTGGCCCGAAGCCTCGGCTCCACCCTGGACCGCTTCCTTACGGTGAGCCAGGTGCACGGGACCGATCTGCTGGTGATCGACGCCCCCAACCCTGAGCTCTCCCACTTCCTGAAGCTCGAATGCGACGGCATCGTCACCAACCAGCCGGGGATCATGATCGCCATCTGCGTCGCCGACTGCGTCCCGATCCTTCTGCACGACCCGGTTAAGCGCGTGGTGGCGGCCCTGCACGCCGGATGGCAGGGAACTGTGGGGAACATAGTCGGCAAAGGGGTGGAGGCTATGACCACGCTGTTTGGCTGCGAGCGCAAGGACATCCGCGCAGCCATCGGCCCGCACATCTCCGGCTGCTGCTACGAAGTGGACCAGCCGGTCCGCGACGCCTTCAAGAAAGCGGGCGCCGCCTGGGACCTGGCCGCCAAGGAGCAGGGAGACGGCAAATGGCTGCTCGATTTGGGAGAAGCGAACCGGCTGCTGCTCAAGGATGCCGGGCTTCGCGCCGACCAGATCCAGTCCAGCGACCTCTGCGTCAGCTGCAACCAGGAGCTCTTCTTCTCCTACCGCCGCGACGGAGGGGATACCGGCAGGCAGGTGGGATTCATCATGCTGGAGGAAGAGCAATAA
- a CDS encoding helix-turn-helix domain-containing protein: MQEKIKQEIREMKLGEKVRGLRQEQRLTLQALADMTGLSKPLLSQIENDQVTPPIATLLKIAKGLKVGIHYFFEEAGDRQKFMLTRGEQSPLGSQRRPGKENIQHGYMYKPLAPGMRQKKVEPFLIEFEQRAWDNSLFYSHEGVEFVYLLDGELEFHYADEVMRLYPGDSIYYESSEPHGYVSVGDVRARAVAVLYTKG, encoded by the coding sequence GTGCAAGAGAAGATAAAGCAGGAAATCAGAGAGATGAAGCTCGGTGAGAAGGTGCGTGGTCTGCGCCAGGAACAGCGGCTGACGCTCCAGGCCCTTGCCGACATGACCGGGCTCTCGAAGCCTCTGCTGTCGCAGATCGAGAACGACCAGGTTACACCGCCCATAGCGACCCTGTTGAAGATCGCCAAGGGGCTCAAGGTCGGGATCCACTACTTCTTCGAGGAGGCCGGGGATCGTCAGAAATTCATGCTGACCCGCGGGGAGCAGTCTCCGCTAGGGAGCCAGCGTCGCCCCGGCAAGGAGAATATCCAGCACGGGTATATGTATAAGCCGCTCGCCCCCGGGATGCGCCAGAAGAAGGTAGAACCGTTTCTGATCGAGTTCGAGCAGCGTGCCTGGGACAACTCTCTTTTCTACAGCCACGAGGGGGTGGAGTTCGTGTACCTTTTGGACGGCGAGCTGGAGTTCCATTACGCTGACGAGGTGATGAGGCTCTATCCCGGTGACAGCATATACTATGAATCATCGGAGCCTCACGGCTATGTCTCGGTAGGGGACGTCCGCGCCCGGGCGGTGGCGGTACTTTACACTAAGGGTTAG
- a CDS encoding radical SAM/SPASM domain-containing protein codes for MYRKEALALIAELVSQDMLFQLPTKCFITEEIADRLVEVGMTKPVNQYLREVQLTMDAPSEAADQPGAASGRAVQSIQNLQARGFNLRVKAVAAPMNAPHIYQWIKQLVELGVTQITVAPYTKTYHKHNDNLCLSSHDKILITQQCERARIDFPELSLRTSGIALSSSTEAGSSHASSLQPGPIEISVELSDKKTEKIRYWRSRAQCAGGRSSMTITPDGKVVLCDTVPQDKPFFVGDVSTQSLLEVWNSESLLNFAYPPREKFKGSACYDCGNLEECQSKSGHCFRDSYFNYGAIFGPTANCPMVQKPA; via the coding sequence TTGTACAGAAAGGAAGCCCTGGCACTGATCGCCGAGCTCGTCTCGCAGGACATGCTGTTCCAGCTTCCGACGAAATGCTTCATCACAGAAGAAATCGCAGACAGGCTGGTAGAGGTGGGTATGACGAAACCAGTCAACCAGTACCTGCGCGAGGTACAGCTTACTATGGACGCGCCGTCCGAAGCGGCTGATCAACCGGGGGCGGCGAGCGGCAGGGCGGTGCAGAGCATCCAGAACCTACAGGCGCGCGGGTTCAACCTGCGGGTCAAAGCCGTCGCCGCGCCGATGAATGCACCGCACATTTACCAATGGATCAAGCAGCTCGTGGAGCTGGGAGTGACACAGATAACGGTCGCACCCTACACAAAAACCTACCATAAGCACAACGATAACCTCTGTTTAAGCAGTCACGACAAGATCTTGATCACGCAACAATGCGAAAGGGCCAGAATCGACTTTCCCGAGTTGAGCCTTCGCACGAGCGGCATTGCGCTTTCCTCTAGCACCGAGGCAGGGAGTTCGCACGCATCATCTCTGCAGCCGGGCCCGATCGAGATATCAGTGGAACTAAGCGACAAAAAGACTGAGAAAATACGGTATTGGAGAAGTCGAGCGCAATGTGCAGGTGGCCGCAGCTCAATGACTATAACCCCTGACGGCAAAGTAGTCCTATGCGATACAGTGCCGCAGGATAAGCCATTTTTTGTAGGCGACGTTTCAACCCAGTCACTGCTTGAGGTATGGAACAGCGAATCACTGCTGAACTTTGCTTATCCCCCCAGGGAGAAGTTCAAGGGCTCAGCCTGTTACGACTGTGGAAACCTGGAAGAATGCCAGAGCAAGTCAGGACATTGCTTCAGGGATTCTTACTTCAACTACGGCGCCATCTTCGGGCCGACAGCCAACTGCCCGATGGTTCAGAAACCAGCATAG
- a CDS encoding methyl-accepting chemotaxis protein, protein MNISKKILISNVAMVLIATITTSAISLYVTKKEITRQVNVSLASRIKAFRELISKNDGGIVLVDGKLQTNGMTLDGDNALTDKVKEIFGGEATIFRDDIRVATTIKKNDGARAIGTTLQGPAREAVIGHAVPYQGEAVILGVPHFASYLPLKDGNGKVIGALFVGEKRSEYLAVFDRLKYLILALSALLGGVLALAGYLALHKALLPLRELIRTLQDVAEGDGNLTHRLNESDDEIGTASRYFNRFIDRVHTIVQTVADNANSVASASSELHSSTERLANTTEAVAVQTETVSTAGEEMAATSADISKNCLSAVDSAQRACEMAKYGAADVERTIEGMKLINEKVRATSESVGNLGVKSEQIGDIIGTIQDIADQTNLLALNAAIEAARAGEQGRGFAVVADEVRRLAERTTSATKEIEVNIRSIQEETARAVQVMHESAREAAKGAEDSVKSGESLAEILKQVNDVTLQIGQIATAAEEQSATSREISNNVHQITGTIQGTARDNRESMATADELSRLSECLRLQICRFRY, encoded by the coding sequence ATGAACATAAGCAAGAAGATTTTGATCAGCAATGTGGCCATGGTTCTCATCGCGACCATCACTACTTCGGCCATCTCTCTCTACGTCACGAAAAAGGAAATCACCCGCCAGGTTAACGTCTCCCTCGCCTCCAGGATCAAGGCTTTCCGTGAACTGATCAGCAAGAACGATGGCGGCATCGTGTTGGTGGACGGAAAGCTGCAGACGAACGGGATGACGCTGGACGGGGACAACGCCCTGACCGACAAGGTGAAGGAAATCTTCGGCGGGGAGGCGACCATCTTCAGGGACGACATCCGGGTCGCTACCACGATCAAGAAGAATGACGGCGCCCGCGCAATCGGCACCACGCTCCAGGGGCCCGCGCGTGAGGCGGTCATCGGTCACGCGGTTCCCTACCAGGGGGAGGCAGTAATCCTGGGTGTTCCGCACTTCGCCTCCTACCTGCCCCTCAAAGACGGCAACGGCAAGGTGATCGGCGCCCTCTTCGTGGGGGAGAAGCGCTCCGAGTACCTGGCGGTGTTCGACAGGCTGAAATACCTGATCCTCGCGCTGTCCGCACTGCTAGGCGGGGTCCTGGCTCTGGCCGGATACCTAGCCCTGCACAAGGCGCTGTTGCCGTTGCGGGAATTGATCAGGACCCTGCAAGACGTAGCCGAAGGGGACGGCAACCTCACCCATCGTCTCAATGAATCCGACGACGAGATAGGTACCGCCAGCCGTTATTTCAACAGGTTCATAGACAGGGTTCACACCATAGTGCAGACTGTGGCGGACAACGCGAACTCGGTAGCCAGCGCCAGTTCCGAGTTGCACTCCAGCACCGAGAGGCTCGCCAATACCACCGAGGCGGTAGCCGTGCAGACGGAAACGGTCTCTACCGCCGGCGAGGAGATGGCCGCCACCTCCGCCGACATCTCGAAGAACTGCCTGAGCGCGGTCGACAGCGCCCAGCGCGCCTGCGAGATGGCGAAGTACGGAGCCGCCGACGTGGAACGGACCATCGAAGGCATGAAGCTCATAAATGAAAAGGTGCGCGCCACCTCGGAAAGCGTAGGGAATCTGGGGGTAAAGTCGGAACAGATAGGCGACATCATCGGGACCATCCAGGACATCGCGGACCAGACCAACCTCCTCGCGTTGAACGCGGCCATAGAAGCCGCCCGCGCGGGGGAGCAGGGGCGCGGCTTCGCGGTGGTGGCCGACGAGGTGCGCCGGCTGGCGGAGAGGACCACCAGCGCCACGAAGGAGATAGAGGTCAACATCAGGTCGATCCAGGAGGAGACCGCCCGCGCCGTGCAGGTCATGCATGAAAGCGCAAGGGAAGCCGCGAAAGGGGCCGAAGACTCAGTGAAATCAGGGGAGAGCCTGGCGGAAATACTTAAGCAGGTGAACGATGTGACGCTACAGATAGGGCAGATAGCGACCGCGGCCGAGGAGCAGAGCGCAACCAGCCGCGAGATCAGCAATAACGTGCACCAGATCACCGGGACCATCCAGGGCACAGCCAGGGACAACCGCGAATCGATGGCGACTGCTGATGAGTTGAGTCGGCTCTCGGAGTGCCTGAGGCTGCAGATCTGCAGATTCAGGTACTAA
- a CDS encoding glycoside hydrolase family 57 protein, whose product MTEPLYVSFLWHMHQPFYKDPVRGEYVLPWAYLHAVKDYYDMPAIVDAVEGAKVVFNLVPSLLEQILDYAQGKAVDPFLARARRSPAELDAADRLFILENFFSANRRRMIEPHPRYRELFARAGEGAPGAAALRLDSFSDQDLLDLQVWFYLTWTGEAARRRFPVFRELIRKGGSFTQEDKDLLFEAQRELISQVIPLYKKLHQEGKVELSVTPYFHPILPLLCDSGIARVALPKAKLPSIPFCYPEDARAQLLHAIASFERLFGFPPTGIWPSEGSVSDEALGIMAQTGLSWTASDEWVLAHTLPGGLAREREPLYHPYTFSEDGREIALFFRDQGLSDLIGFSYSQWETERAVADFVGRVKEVRQRSRQAQVVPVILDGENAWEHYQDNGFPFLSRLYAALAQTTGVKLATFSEVLRHSGERRVLEHVHPGSWINADYGIWIGKPEENLGWEYIAKARAAAVQKSPAVATLLAGGESGDEAARQACMALYAAQGSDWFWWYGDDHFSPHAGRFDLLFRSHLMSVYQLLALEVPDELHRPIKKERPPGFVRAPAGLVTPSISEVGNDYFEWLSAGLYDLTRQGGAMHHSDNLLQSFYYAYDLEYFYFRIEGVQPLETVLRPEDSLSLHLLGAGEWRLDVQLGEGEGELQVLKDGTWQGSGSIGRYFLGRSAGARVPLFPLCPGGEGTVLCYLCVTRAGTEVGRWPADAALPLVCTSPESGCEAHYNH is encoded by the coding sequence ATGACCGAGCCACTGTACGTGTCGTTTCTCTGGCACATGCACCAGCCTTTCTACAAGGATCCGGTCCGGGGGGAGTACGTCCTCCCCTGGGCCTACCTGCATGCGGTGAAGGACTACTACGACATGCCGGCCATCGTCGATGCGGTCGAAGGCGCCAAGGTGGTGTTCAACCTGGTCCCCTCGCTTTTGGAGCAGATCCTCGACTACGCCCAGGGGAAGGCGGTGGACCCGTTCCTGGCCCGCGCCCGCCGCTCGCCCGCCGAGCTCGACGCGGCCGATCGGCTCTTCATCCTGGAGAACTTCTTCTCCGCCAACCGGCGGCGCATGATCGAGCCGCACCCCCGCTACCGGGAGCTTTTCGCGCGGGCCGGGGAGGGCGCCCCGGGGGCGGCCGCTCTGCGCCTTGACTCCTTTTCCGACCAGGACCTCCTGGACCTCCAGGTCTGGTTCTACCTCACCTGGACCGGCGAGGCGGCGAGGCGGCGCTTCCCCGTCTTCAGGGAGCTGATCCGCAAGGGGGGCAGTTTCACCCAGGAGGACAAGGACCTGCTCTTCGAGGCGCAGCGCGAGCTGATCTCCCAGGTGATACCCCTTTACAAGAAGCTGCACCAGGAAGGGAAGGTCGAGCTTTCGGTCACCCCCTACTTTCACCCGATCCTGCCGCTTCTTTGCGACTCGGGGATCGCGCGGGTCGCCCTTCCCAAGGCGAAGCTCCCCAGTATCCCCTTCTGCTACCCTGAGGACGCAAGGGCCCAGTTGCTGCACGCGATCGCCAGCTTCGAGCGCCTCTTCGGCTTCCCCCCCACGGGGATCTGGCCCTCGGAAGGGTCGGTGAGCGACGAGGCGCTCGGCATCATGGCGCAGACGGGGCTTTCCTGGACCGCTTCAGACGAATGGGTGCTGGCCCACACCCTGCCGGGTGGGCTCGCGCGTGAGCGGGAGCCGTTGTACCACCCCTACACCTTCAGTGAGGATGGCCGCGAGATCGCTCTCTTTTTCCGGGACCAGGGGCTGTCGGACCTGATCGGTTTCAGCTATTCCCAGTGGGAGACGGAAAGGGCGGTTGCGGACTTCGTGGGGCGGGTGAAGGAGGTCAGGCAGCGCAGCCGCCAGGCGCAGGTGGTGCCGGTGATCCTCGATGGCGAGAACGCCTGGGAGCACTACCAGGACAACGGCTTTCCCTTCCTCTCCCGGCTCTACGCGGCCCTGGCGCAGACCACCGGGGTGAAGCTCGCGACCTTCTCGGAGGTGTTGCGGCACAGCGGCGAGCGGCGCGTCCTGGAGCACGTCCATCCTGGCTCCTGGATCAACGCCGACTACGGCATCTGGATCGGGAAACCCGAGGAGAACCTCGGCTGGGAGTACATCGCCAAGGCGCGTGCCGCGGCGGTACAGAAAAGCCCGGCGGTGGCGACGCTTCTGGCCGGGGGGGAGAGCGGCGACGAGGCCGCGCGCCAGGCCTGCATGGCCCTTTACGCGGCGCAGGGGAGCGACTGGTTCTGGTGGTACGGCGACGACCACTTCTCCCCCCACGCCGGAAGGTTCGACCTGCTGTTTCGCAGCCACCTGATGAGCGTCTACCAGCTGCTGGCACTCGAGGTCCCCGACGAACTGCACCGGCCGATAAAGAAGGAGCGCCCGCCAGGGTTCGTGCGCGCTCCCGCGGGGCTGGTCACCCCGTCCATATCCGAGGTGGGGAACGACTACTTCGAGTGGCTCTCGGCGGGGCTCTACGACCTGACCCGGCAGGGGGGAGCGATGCACCACAGCGACAACCTGTTGCAGTCCTTCTACTACGCCTACGATCTGGAGTACTTCTATTTCCGCATCGAGGGAGTGCAGCCGCTGGAGACAGTATTGCGCCCCGAGGACTCGCTCTCGCTGCACCTGCTCGGCGCCGGGGAGTGGCGCCTGGACGTGCAGTTGGGGGAGGGGGAGGGGGAGTTGCAGGTGCTCAAGGACGGGACCTGGCAGGGAAGCGGAAGCATCGGCCGTTATTTCCTTGGGCGCAGCGCAGGCGCGCGAGTTCCGCTCTTCCCCCTGTGCCCCGGGGGGGAGGGGACGGTGCTTTGCTACCTCTGCGTTACCCGCGCCGGGACCGAAGTCGGGCGCTGGCCCGCCGATGCGGCGCTGCCCCTGGTCTGCACCTCCCCGGAGTCGGGATGCGAGGCTCATTATAATCATTAA
- a CDS encoding RluA family pseudouridine synthase: MEPIELTFPSDSDPERLDSFISRSIPEVTRSAALRLIETGFATVNGAKQKPALKLKGGEVVQVVIPPPVPAEPQPEEIPIEVLYEDAELVVVNKGAGMVVHPGAGNPEGTLVNALLAHCKDLSGIGGELRPGIVHRIDKDTSGTLVVAKSDRAHNALAEQFKEHTIKRVYLALVYGSPKEDKGKIESTIGRHPTDRKKMSAKARHGKTAVTHWKVVARYPGITLIRLRLETGRTHQIRVHMSEAGHPLLADEVYGGTGRLSGVQDPVLKQMIKSMGRQALHAKTLGFLHPVSGEYLEFDTELPADMAGIVAYLEEKNRG; encoded by the coding sequence ATGGAACCGATTGAACTCACCTTCCCCAGCGACTCCGATCCGGAGCGGCTGGACAGCTTCATATCCCGCAGTATCCCCGAAGTGACCCGCTCGGCGGCGCTAAGGCTGATCGAGACAGGCTTTGCTACCGTCAACGGCGCAAAACAAAAACCCGCCCTGAAACTGAAGGGGGGCGAGGTGGTCCAGGTGGTGATACCGCCTCCGGTGCCGGCAGAGCCCCAGCCCGAGGAGATCCCCATCGAGGTGCTCTACGAGGATGCCGAGCTGGTGGTGGTGAACAAGGGGGCGGGGATGGTGGTGCATCCCGGTGCCGGCAACCCGGAAGGGACCCTGGTGAACGCGCTATTGGCCCACTGCAAGGACCTCTCCGGCATAGGCGGGGAACTGCGTCCCGGCATAGTGCACCGCATCGACAAGGACACATCGGGGACTCTGGTGGTGGCCAAGAGCGACCGGGCCCACAACGCCCTCGCCGAACAGTTCAAGGAGCACACCATCAAAAGGGTGTACCTGGCCCTCGTCTACGGCTCGCCCAAAGAGGACAAGGGGAAAATCGAGTCCACCATCGGCCGCCATCCCACCGACCGCAAGAAGATGTCCGCCAAGGCGCGCCACGGCAAGACGGCGGTGACCCACTGGAAGGTGGTGGCCCGCTATCCCGGCATCACCTTGATACGGCTTAGGCTCGAGACCGGCCGCACCCACCAGATCAGGGTGCATATGTCCGAGGCCGGGCACCCGCTTCTGGCGGACGAGGTGTACGGCGGCACGGGACGTCTGTCCGGCGTGCAGGACCCGGTGCTCAAACAGATGATCAAGTCGATGGGACGGCAGGCGCTGCACGCGAAGACGCTAGGCTTTCTGCACCCGGTCTCCGGGGAGTACCTGGAGTTCGACACGGAGCTTCCCGCGGACATGGCCGGCATCGTCGCTTACCTGGAAGAAAAGAACAGGGGCTAG
- a CDS encoding DegQ family serine endoprotease yields MKSIRLLAVCLIVSTLMIACKKKEQASFYESGRKETVPAPVQEVPKDILITQQAFTTLVKTVTPSVVNISTIGKKKLVRPFFESSPFFDEFFGESVRPQYRREHSLGSGFILNKEGYIVTNDHVVRDAETIQVKLSNESVYKGKVIGSDPKTDIAVIKIDAKEPLPAAVLGDSSKLQVGQWAIAIGNPFGLDRTVTVGVVSATGRSNMGIETYEDFIQTDASINPGNSGGPLLNIYGEVIGINTAIVAAGQGIGFAIPVNMAKQVVTQLISKGNVSRGWLGVSIQSVTEEMASSFGLPKAYGALVNDVVPGGPAAKAGVLQGDVITGFAGTTVKDVRQLQRLVAETPIGKKVPVELYRDGKKINVQIITAPADSAQAQAQRPADREAGALGLSVEELGAEMRSRGITGVVVSDLEPGGIAEESGIQRGDIIVSVNQRKVKNLAEYQRAMADASKRGAVALLVRRGSASIYFALKLR; encoded by the coding sequence ATGAAAAGCATCAGACTCCTCGCTGTCTGCCTCATCGTCTCCACGTTAATGATTGCCTGCAAAAAAAAGGAGCAGGCTTCCTTCTACGAATCCGGCCGCAAGGAAACCGTCCCGGCGCCGGTCCAGGAAGTCCCCAAGGACATACTGATCACTCAGCAGGCCTTCACCACGCTGGTGAAGACCGTAACCCCCTCTGTGGTGAACATCTCCACCATAGGCAAGAAAAAGCTGGTACGCCCATTCTTCGAGTCGTCGCCTTTCTTCGACGAGTTCTTCGGTGAAAGCGTCCGTCCGCAGTACCGCAGGGAGCACAGCTTAGGCTCCGGCTTCATCCTCAACAAGGAAGGGTATATCGTAACCAACGACCACGTGGTGCGAGACGCTGAAACCATACAGGTCAAACTCTCCAACGAAAGCGTCTACAAGGGAAAGGTGATCGGGTCGGACCCGAAGACGGACATCGCGGTGATCAAGATCGACGCCAAGGAGCCTTTGCCGGCAGCAGTACTCGGGGACTCCAGCAAGCTGCAGGTAGGCCAGTGGGCCATAGCCATCGGTAACCCCTTCGGGCTGGACCGGACCGTGACCGTAGGCGTTGTCTCCGCGACCGGCAGGTCCAACATGGGAATAGAGACCTACGAGGATTTCATCCAGACCGACGCCTCCATCAACCCGGGCAACTCCGGGGGTCCGCTGCTCAACATCTACGGCGAGGTGATCGGGATCAACACCGCCATTGTCGCCGCCGGCCAGGGTATCGGCTTCGCCATTCCCGTCAACATGGCGAAGCAGGTGGTGACGCAGTTGATCAGTAAGGGGAACGTGAGCCGCGGCTGGCTCGGAGTCTCGATCCAGTCGGTCACCGAGGAGATGGCGAGTTCCTTCGGGCTTCCCAAGGCATACGGAGCCTTGGTGAACGATGTAGTGCCTGGCGGCCCCGCAGCGAAGGCCGGCGTCCTGCAGGGCGACGTCATCACGGGCTTTGCCGGGACAACGGTGAAGGACGTCCGCCAGTTGCAGCGCCTCGTCGCCGAAACCCCCATCGGCAAGAAGGTCCCGGTGGAACTGTATCGCGACGGCAAGAAGATCAACGTCCAGATAATCACCGCTCCTGCCGACAGCGCCCAGGCCCAGGCGCAGAGACCGGCCGATCGGGAAGCTGGGGCACTGGGGCTCTCGGTCGAGGAACTGGGGGCGGAGATGCGTTCCCGCGGCATTACGGGCGTGGTGGTAAGCGACCTCGAACCAGGGGGGATCGCGGAGGAGAGCGGCATCCAGCGCGGCGACATCATCGTCTCTGTGAACCAGCGCAAGGTGAAGAACCTCGCCGAGTACCAAAGGGCAATGGCAGACGCCAGCAAACGCGGCGCCGTGGCGCTATTGGTCAGGAGAGGCTCGGCCAGCATCTACTTCGCCCTAAAATTAAGATAG